The Gilliamella apicola genome window below encodes:
- the fliR gene encoding flagellar biosynthetic protein FliR, producing the protein MIDFNINSLFNIDFFSWINDVFFPFVRILALIMVAPIFGEKEVPNRTKIGLALVIVMLLPLPHLDENIKIYSLMGIWVIAQQIMIGVLIGFTMQLAFITVRIAGELIGMQMGLGMATFFDPVGGPSTSVLSRLINIIALLIFLSLDGHLWLLYGISNSFDIVPIRLMSLPANGYLSLIEISNQLFINGIMLALPLMTLLLIINISLGLLNRITPQLSIFVVGYPLTLLLGLIMLSYLISMLPTFTEFIFEQMFNHISVILWFLSGVQ; encoded by the coding sequence ATGATAGATTTTAATATTAACAGCCTATTTAATATTGATTTCTTTTCTTGGATTAACGATGTTTTTTTTCCATTTGTCCGTATTTTGGCATTAATTATGGTTGCACCCATTTTTGGTGAAAAAGAGGTGCCAAATCGCACAAAAATTGGTTTAGCATTAGTAATTGTTATGCTCCTACCACTTCCTCATCTTGATGAGAATATAAAAATCTATTCCCTAATGGGAATATGGGTTATTGCTCAGCAAATAATGATTGGTGTGTTGATTGGTTTTACCATGCAACTTGCATTTATAACAGTCAGAATTGCGGGTGAATTAATTGGAATGCAAATGGGACTGGGAATGGCAACATTTTTTGATCCAGTTGGCGGACCTTCCACTTCAGTTTTATCTCGCTTAATTAATATTATAGCGTTACTGATTTTTTTAAGTTTAGATGGTCATTTATGGTTATTGTATGGTATTTCAAATAGCTTTGATATTGTTCCAATTAGACTTATGTCATTACCTGCAAATGGCTATTTATCCTTAATTGAGATAAGTAATCAACTGTTTATCAATGGCATTATGTTGGCACTTCCTTTAATGACTTTATTATTAATCATCAATATATCATTGGGGTTGTTAAATAGAATTACACCACAATTATCGATTTTTGTGGTTGGTTATCCACTAACACTATTGTTAGGATTAATCATGTTAAGCTATTTAATTTCGATGTTACCGACATTTACTGAGTTTATTTTTGAACAGATGTTTAATCACATTTCTGTTATTTTATGGTTTTTAAGCGGTGTTCAGTAA
- the rpsG gene encoding 30S ribosomal protein S7 → MPRRHVAGQRKILPDPKFGSDLLAKFINILMIDGKKSIAESIVYSALDKLAERSGKDHLAAFEVALDNVRPTLEVKSRRVGGSTYQVPVEVRPVRRNALAMRWIVDAARKRGDKSMALRLANELMDAFENKGTAVKKREDVHRMADANKAFAHYRW, encoded by the coding sequence ATGCCACGTCGTCATGTTGCTGGTCAAAGAAAAATTTTACCTGATCCGAAATTCGGTTCAGATTTGCTAGCGAAATTTATAAATATTTTAATGATAGATGGTAAAAAATCTATCGCAGAATCAATCGTATATTCAGCTCTTGATAAATTAGCTGAGCGTAGTGGAAAAGACCACTTAGCAGCTTTCGAAGTTGCATTAGATAACGTAAGACCAACTCTAGAAGTTAAGTCTCGTCGCGTTGGTGGTTCTACATACCAAGTTCCTGTTGAAGTGCGCCCTGTTCGTCGTAATGCACTTGCAATGCGTTGGATTGTAGATGCAGCACGTAAACGTGGCGATAAATCAATGGCTTTACGCCTAGCGAATGAACTTATGGATGCTTTTGAAAACAAAGGTACCGCTGTGAAAAAACGCGAAGATGTTCATCGTATGGCTGATGCTAATAAAGCGTTTGCACACTATCGTTGGTAA
- the fliO gene encoding flagellar biosynthetic protein FliO, whose product MDIIHENKAQPSISATDTIAITSVSPELKVNTQMATSMGMSLIGVIAVILFLGWIVKRFNWKNPNKQLIEVKATYNINPKERIVLVHVDHQLLVVGVTGQQMTLLHTINEQRTDMLLAEPSSGVKDFSKNRMFEQMLQSILKVRKE is encoded by the coding sequence ATGGATATTATACACGAAAATAAGGCTCAGCCTTCAATATCAGCAACAGATACAATTGCGATAACTTCTGTATCACCTGAATTAAAAGTCAACACGCAAATGGCTACATCAATGGGCATGTCGCTTATCGGTGTGATTGCTGTGATTTTGTTTTTAGGGTGGATAGTAAAACGTTTTAATTGGAAAAATCCTAATAAACAATTAATTGAGGTGAAAGCAACCTATAATATCAATCCTAAAGAACGGATCGTTTTAGTTCATGTCGATCATCAATTATTAGTTGTTGGCGTAACTGGGCAGCAGATGACTTTACTGCATACTATAAATGAACAACGAACCGATATGCTACTAGCAGAACCTTCTTCAGGAGTGAAAGATTTTTCCAAAAATAGGATGTTTGAGCAAATGTTACAGTCTATTTTGAAAGTAAGAAAGGAGTAA
- the rpsL gene encoding 30S ribosomal protein S12 yields MATINQLVRKPRALKEVKSNVPALEACPQKRGVCTRVYTTTPKKPNSALRKVCRVRLTNGFEVTSYIGGEGHNLQEHSVILIRGGRVKDLPGVRYHTVRGALDCAGVKDRKQSRSKYGVKRPKA; encoded by the coding sequence ATGGCAACAATTAATCAGCTGGTACGCAAACCGAGAGCACTAAAGGAAGTAAAAAGTAACGTTCCTGCTCTTGAGGCATGCCCGCAAAAACGCGGTGTTTGTACACGTGTTTACACTACTACACCGAAAAAACCAAACTCAGCATTACGTAAAGTATGCCGTGTACGTTTAACCAACGGTTTTGAAGTAACTTCATATATCGGTGGTGAAGGTCACAACTTACAAGAACATAGCGTGATTTTAATCCGCGGTGGTCGTGTTAAAGACTTACCTGGTGTTCGTTATCATACTGTTCGTGGTGCATTAGACTGCGCAGGTGTTAAAGATCGCAAACAAAGCCGTTCTAAATACGGTGTGAAACGACCTAAAGCTTAA
- a CDS encoding Crp/Fnr family transcriptional regulator, with translation MIFVKNIPTEQQIFGWLTQVELFQGLDKEALMPIIENASYKELIKGEMISYEGKPLSCCVLVLTGEVEVYRSTYLGEEKIFGIFYHYQLVAIAAIFMPHNRFPMTIRAKTDCSVLLIEKQSLLQVCKTNPIIMQRLLIRFSTKLYEQINNIDWLTSSSSEQRLASYLLSLCSSSNTYQFILPISHGQLATKLGIRYETLSRLMSNWRKQKIIQVENNRINILNDAYLKELTLPFQRSF, from the coding sequence ATGATATTTGTCAAAAATATACCAACTGAGCAACAGATTTTTGGTTGGTTAACTCAAGTTGAGTTGTTTCAAGGATTAGATAAAGAGGCGTTAATGCCTATTATTGAAAATGCTAGCTATAAAGAATTGATAAAAGGAGAAATGATCAGTTATGAAGGTAAACCCTTATCTTGTTGTGTGCTTGTTTTAACTGGGGAAGTTGAAGTTTATCGTAGTACTTATTTAGGTGAAGAAAAGATTTTTGGTATTTTTTATCATTATCAATTAGTGGCTATTGCCGCTATCTTTATGCCACATAATCGTTTTCCAATGACGATTAGAGCTAAAACAGATTGTTCGGTATTATTAATTGAAAAACAGAGTTTATTGCAAGTTTGCAAAACTAATCCTATTATTATGCAACGTTTATTAATACGTTTTAGTACTAAATTATATGAGCAAATAAATAATATCGATTGGTTAACTTCAAGCTCCTCAGAACAGCGTTTGGCTAGTTATTTGTTATCATTATGTTCTTCCAGTAACACTTATCAATTTATATTGCCTATTTCACATGGTCAGTTAGCGACAAAGTTAGGTATTCGTTATGAAACGTTAAGCCGATTAATGTCGAACTGGCGAAAACAAAAAATTATTCAAGTTGAAAATAATCGAATTAATATACTGAATGACGCTTATTTGAAAGAGCTTACTCTACCTTTTCAACGTTCATTTTAA
- the tuf gene encoding elongation factor Tu yields MSKEKFERTKPHVNVGTIGHVDHGKTTLTAAITSVLSKKYGGQARAFDQIDNAPEEKARGITINTSHVEYDTPTRHYAHVDCPGHADYVKNMITGAAQMDGAILVVAATDGPMPQTREHILLGRQVGVPYIIVFLNKCDMVDDEELLELVEMEVRELLSQYDFPGDDTPVIRGSALKALEGDAEWEEKIVELANALDTYIPEPERDIDKPFLLPIEDVFSISGRGTVVTGRVERGVIKTGEEVEIVGIKPTTKTTCTGVEMFRKILDEGRAGENVGILLRGTKREEIERGQVLAKPGSITPHTDFESEVYILSKDEGGRHTPFFKGYRPQFYFRTTDVTGTIELPEGVEMVMPGDNIKMTVSLIHPIAMADGLRFAIREGGRTVGAGVVAKVIK; encoded by the coding sequence ATGTCTAAAGAAAAATTTGAACGTACAAAACCCCACGTTAACGTTGGTACAATCGGCCACGTTGACCATGGTAAAACAACTTTAACTGCAGCTATTACTTCTGTACTTTCTAAAAAATACGGCGGTCAAGCTCGTGCATTCGATCAAATCGATAACGCACCAGAAGAAAAAGCTCGTGGTATCACCATCAACACTTCACACGTTGAATACGATACACCAACTCGTCACTACGCACACGTAGACTGCCCAGGCCATGCTGACTATGTTAAAAACATGATCACTGGTGCGGCACAAATGGACGGCGCTATCTTAGTAGTAGCAGCAACAGATGGTCCTATGCCACAAACTCGTGAGCACATTCTTTTAGGTCGTCAAGTAGGTGTTCCTTACATCATCGTATTCTTAAACAAATGCGATATGGTTGATGATGAAGAGTTATTAGAATTAGTTGAAATGGAAGTACGTGAACTTCTATCTCAATACGATTTCCCAGGTGATGACACACCAGTAATTCGTGGTTCAGCGCTTAAAGCGTTAGAAGGCGATGCAGAATGGGAAGAAAAAATCGTTGAGTTAGCAAATGCATTAGACACTTACATTCCAGAACCAGAGCGTGACATTGATAAACCATTCTTATTACCAATCGAAGACGTATTCTCAATCTCAGGTCGTGGTACAGTAGTAACAGGTCGTGTAGAGCGCGGTGTAATCAAAACTGGTGAAGAAGTTGAAATCGTTGGTATCAAACCGACTACTAAAACAACTTGTACTGGTGTAGAAATGTTCCGTAAAATACTAGACGAAGGCCGTGCAGGTGAAAACGTTGGTATACTATTACGTGGTACAAAACGTGAAGAAATCGAACGTGGTCAAGTATTAGCAAAACCAGGTTCAATCACTCCACATACTGATTTTGAATCAGAAGTGTATATCCTAAGCAAAGATGAAGGTGGTCGTCATACTCCATTCTTCAAAGGTTACCGTCCACAGTTCTACTTCCGTACAACTGACGTAACTGGTACTATCGAATTACCAGAAGGCGTAGAGATGGTAATGCCAGGTGATAACATCAAAATGACTGTATCATTAATTCACCCAATCGCAATGGCAGACGGCTTACGTTTCGCTATCCGTGAAGGTGGTCGTACTGTTGGTGCTGGTGTTGTTGCTAAGGTTATTAAATAA
- a CDS encoding XylR family transcriptional regulator: MNIKNKPCKVVLFFNANNISDRQILKGIGDFLKLNDIHWNIYISETLIYDKKASFHFDCDGIIANFDDPDIEDLLIETDIPIIGVGSSYHDDASYPKVPYVAADNYAIMESAFNHLCDKGINQFAFYSIPTTRYCRWAGEREKIFEKILAQKGYQGVIYQGMRTSLDNWQESLEKLSKWLLSLPVNTGIIAVNDARAHHILQACDMVGLKIPEELCLIGIDNEEVINNLSMVSLSTVKQGTEGVGFNAASLLHKLLTKGKIPASPLLIEPKKIIARRSTDYRSIQDPYVIQAMHYIRKYACKGIKVEQVISEMQISRSNLEIRFKESLGKTIHSVIHEEKFNRAKYLLIESSLSIQAISQQCGYPSIQYFYFLFKKFYGITPKDFRSKFATINHL; this comes from the coding sequence ATGAATATAAAAAATAAACCTTGTAAAGTTGTTTTATTTTTTAATGCAAATAATATCTCTGATCGACAAATTCTTAAAGGTATTGGCGATTTTTTGAAATTAAATGATATACATTGGAATATTTATATATCAGAAACTCTGATTTATGATAAAAAAGCTTCTTTCCATTTTGATTGTGATGGCATTATTGCTAATTTTGATGATCCTGATATTGAAGATTTGCTTATCGAGACTGATATTCCAATAATTGGTGTGGGTAGTTCGTATCATGATGATGCTAGTTATCCTAAAGTCCCTTATGTGGCAGCTGATAATTATGCCATCATGGAAAGTGCTTTTAATCACTTATGTGATAAAGGAATAAATCAATTTGCTTTTTACAGTATACCGACAACTCGGTATTGTCGTTGGGCAGGTGAAAGAGAAAAAATCTTTGAAAAAATTTTAGCCCAGAAAGGTTATCAAGGCGTTATCTATCAAGGAATGAGAACTTCTTTAGATAATTGGCAAGAAAGCTTAGAAAAATTGTCCAAATGGTTATTATCGTTACCTGTTAATACCGGTATTATTGCAGTAAATGACGCTAGAGCACATCATATTTTACAGGCTTGTGATATGGTCGGCTTAAAAATACCAGAAGAATTATGTTTGATTGGTATTGATAATGAAGAAGTAATAAATAATTTATCAATGGTTTCATTATCGACAGTAAAACAAGGTACAGAAGGAGTGGGCTTTAATGCAGCGAGTCTATTACATAAACTTTTAACTAAAGGGAAAATTCCCGCCTCTCCTTTATTGATTGAGCCCAAAAAGATTATTGCTAGGCGTTCAACAGATTATCGTTCAATACAAGATCCATATGTTATTCAAGCAATGCACTATATTCGAAAATATGCTTGTAAAGGCATTAAAGTTGAACAAGTTATTTCTGAGATGCAAATTTCTCGTTCTAATTTAGAAATACGTTTTAAAGAGTCATTAGGTAAAACTATTCATTCAGTGATTCATGAAGAGAAATTTAATCGAGCTAAATATCTATTAATTGAATCATCATTGTCTATTCAGGCAATTTCCCAGCAATGTGGATATCCATCAATACAATATTTTTATTTTTTATTTAAAAAGTTTTATGGAATTACACCTAAAGATTTTAGAAGTAAGTTTGCAACTATTAATCATCTATAG
- a CDS encoding class I SAM-dependent methyltransferase, which yields MDDIKKEAGHKFLARLGKTRLRPGGRKATEWLFKQAHFTPQSQVLEIACNMGTTSIEIAQRFGCHIIGVDMDKLALEKAKQNVIKNKVTHLVDIQQANASTLPFADNSFDIVINEAMLTMYANKAKTHLIKEYYRVLKPGGKLLTHDIMLVNPAQSQEVIGRIHQAINVNAQPISYESWHALFADVGFIDIQSQHAAMTLMSPKGMVYDEGLLGTFRIIRNALRKQNRPQFFKMFKTFKQYRNQLNYIAICSIKPKSAI from the coding sequence ATGGACGACATAAAAAAAGAAGCTGGGCACAAATTTCTTGCTCGCCTAGGAAAAACCAGATTACGCCCGGGTGGTAGAAAAGCTACTGAATGGTTATTTAAACAAGCACACTTTACACCACAAAGTCAGGTACTTGAAATTGCGTGCAACATGGGTACAACATCTATCGAAATTGCCCAGCGTTTCGGTTGCCATATAATTGGTGTAGATATGGATAAACTTGCTTTAGAAAAAGCAAAGCAAAATGTTATTAAAAATAAAGTTACTCATTTAGTTGATATACAACAAGCTAATGCATCAACATTGCCCTTTGCCGATAATAGTTTTGACATAGTGATTAACGAAGCGATGTTAACAATGTATGCGAATAAAGCTAAAACGCATTTAATTAAAGAGTATTATCGAGTATTAAAGCCAGGAGGCAAACTCCTTACTCACGATATTATGCTAGTTAATCCAGCACAATCACAAGAAGTTATAGGACGAATTCATCAAGCAATTAATGTTAATGCCCAGCCGATTAGCTATGAATCTTGGCATGCCCTTTTTGCTGATGTTGGATTTATTGATATTCAATCACAACATGCTGCCATGACATTAATGTCTCCTAAAGGCATGGTTTATGATGAAGGTTTATTAGGAACATTCAGAATTATTCGCAATGCACTACGTAAACAAAATCGACCACAATTTTTTAAAATGTTTAAAACATTCAAACAATACCGAAACCAACTTAATTATATAGCCATCTGTTCTATCAAACCTAAATCAGCCATTTGA
- a CDS encoding cupin domain-containing protein has translation MPNNTINPAQAFEITSLINATEQSIASRILAKTTGGNLTLFAFDKGQGLSEHSAPFDAIVMVIEGELTLIIDGQPVKAVPGTIVRMPANVPHAVEAPQAAKMLLIMLREITLNAN, from the coding sequence ATGCCAAATAATACCATTAACCCTGCTCAAGCATTCGAAATCACCTCATTAATTAACGCAACAGAACAAAGTATTGCCAGTCGGATTTTAGCTAAAACAACAGGTGGCAATTTAACGCTCTTTGCGTTTGATAAAGGGCAAGGATTATCCGAACATAGTGCCCCTTTTGATGCCATTGTCATGGTTATTGAAGGTGAACTAACCTTGATTATTGATGGCCAACCCGTTAAAGCTGTACCCGGTACTATAGTCAGAATGCCTGCTAACGTTCCTCATGCGGTTGAAGCTCCACAAGCAGCTAAAATGCTACTCATCATGTTAAGAGAAATTACACTAAATGCTAATTAA
- a CDS encoding zinc ribbon domain-containing protein YjdM: MESIPNCPVCQSEHTYHDGSFYVCPECAHEWDPNDIASTDEGLQVKDSNGNLLADGDDIILIKDLKLKGSSTVLKKGAKAKGIRLVEGDHEIDCKIDGMKIMLKACFVKKA; the protein is encoded by the coding sequence ATGGAATCTATACCTAACTGCCCTGTTTGCCAGTCTGAACATACTTATCATGATGGTTCATTTTATGTTTGCCCTGAATGTGCTCACGAATGGGATCCGAACGATATTGCTTCAACCGATGAAGGATTACAAGTAAAAGACAGTAATGGTAACTTACTTGCTGATGGCGACGATATTATTTTAATTAAAGACCTTAAATTAAAAGGTTCTTCTACCGTTTTGAAAAAAGGCGCTAAAGCCAAAGGTATTCGTTTAGTCGAAGGCGATCATGAGATCGATTGTAAAATTGATGGCATGAAAATCATGCTTAAAGCTTGTTTTGTAAAAAAAGCTTAA
- the fliQ gene encoding flagellar biosynthesis protein FliQ, giving the protein MSPEYISTLAIQAIKVAASLAGPLLLAALVTGLIISLLQAATQINEMTLSFIPKILAVIVVLVILGPSMLSTMIDYIQIVITDIPNLTH; this is encoded by the coding sequence ATGTCACCTGAGTATATTAGTACCTTGGCCATACAAGCCATAAAAGTCGCAGCATCTCTTGCTGGTCCTTTACTGTTAGCCGCTTTAGTTACTGGGTTAATCATTAGTTTATTGCAAGCGGCTACGCAAATTAACGAAATGACATTATCATTTATTCCCAAAATTTTAGCAGTTATCGTCGTTTTAGTTATTTTGGGACCATCGATGTTATCAACGATGATTGATTATATTCAAATTGTTATCACCGATATTCCTAACTTAACTCATTAA
- the fliP gene encoding flagellar type III secretion system pore protein FliP (The bacterial flagellar biogenesis protein FliP forms a type III secretion system (T3SS)-type pore required for flagellar assembly.) codes for MSPLSIITHTTLDNEQSWSLPVETLVFLTLLSFIPAILLLMTSFTRIIIVLGLLRNALGTQSAPPNQVILGIALFMTFFIMSPVTDKIYQDAYTPYSQNQITMQEALSIATKPLQAFMLTQTRENDLALFVNMSHQNEIQSREDIPLKVLVPAFVVSELKTAFQIGFTIFIPFLIIDLVVASTLMALGMMMVPPATVSLPFKLMLFVLADGWHLLLGSLAQSFFS; via the coding sequence ATTTCGCCGTTATCAATCATTACTCATACTACATTGGACAATGAACAAAGCTGGTCATTACCCGTAGAAACATTAGTTTTTTTGACTTTACTGTCTTTTATTCCTGCAATACTACTGTTAATGACCAGCTTTACCCGCATTATTATTGTGTTGGGTTTATTGCGTAATGCTCTAGGGACACAATCGGCACCACCTAACCAAGTTATTTTAGGTATTGCTCTTTTTATGACATTTTTCATTATGTCACCTGTGACTGATAAAATTTATCAAGATGCTTATACACCTTATTCACAAAATCAAATCACTATGCAAGAAGCGTTATCCATAGCAACTAAACCATTGCAGGCGTTTATGCTTACTCAAACTCGAGAAAATGATTTAGCGTTATTTGTGAATATGTCCCATCAAAACGAGATCCAAAGTCGTGAAGATATTCCTTTAAAAGTTTTGGTTCCTGCTTTTGTGGTCAGTGAGTTAAAAACCGCTTTTCAAATAGGTTTTACGATTTTTATTCCTTTCTTAATTATTGATTTAGTGGTAGCCAGTACACTTATGGCATTAGGGATGATGATGGTTCCACCTGCAACAGTATCATTACCATTTAAGTTAATGTTGTTTGTATTAGCAGATGGTTGGCACTTATTACTTGGTTCATTAGCACAAAGCTTCTTTAGTTAG
- the fliN gene encoding flagellar motor switch protein FliN: protein MTDIRQDSEDIPKVDENSDELSTQGVIFETLSPQQTEEQKQDINLILDIPIDLSVELGRTKMAIKDLLNLTQGSVIALDGLAGEPLDILINGYLIAQGEIVVVGDNYGVRITDIITPSERVRRLSR, encoded by the coding sequence ATGACTGATATCAGACAAGATAGTGAAGATATCCCGAAAGTCGATGAAAACAGTGATGAATTATCTACTCAAGGCGTTATTTTTGAAACACTATCACCACAACAAACCGAAGAACAAAAGCAGGATATTAATCTTATTTTAGATATTCCGATTGATTTGAGTGTCGAACTTGGTCGAACCAAAATGGCAATTAAAGATTTGTTGAATCTAACTCAAGGATCCGTAATTGCATTGGATGGTCTTGCCGGTGAACCTTTAGATATATTAATTAATGGTTATTTAATTGCCCAAGGCGAAATTGTGGTTGTCGGTGATAACTATGGCGTGCGTATCACCGATATTATAACTCCATCAGAGCGTGTACGCAGGTTGAGTCGTTAA
- the fusA gene encoding elongation factor G has translation MARTTPIVRYRNIGISAHIDAGKTTTTERILFYTGVSHKIGEVHDGAATMDWMEQEQERGITITSAATTAFWSGMGQQFEPHRINIIDTPGHVDFTIEVERSMRVLDGAVMVYCAVGGVQPQSETVWRQANKYKVPRIAFVNKMDRMGANFLRVVDQIKTRLAAVPVPLVLPIGAEEGFTGVVDLLKRKAINWNDADQGVTFTYEDVPADMAEQVEEWRAYLMEAAAEASEELMEKYLGGEELTEEEVKAALRERVLANEIILVTCGSAFKNKGVQFMLDAVIEYLPAPTDVPAIKGELANGEAAERHSSDDEPFSSLAFKIATDPFVGNLTFFRVYSGVVNSGDTVLNSVKDKKERFGRIVQMHANKREEIKEVRAGDIAAAIGLKDVTTGDTLCAESAPIILERMEFPEPVISVAVEPKTKADQEKMGLALGRLAQEDPSFRVHTDEESGQTIISGMGELHLEIIVDRMKREFKVEANVGKPQVAYRETIRNEVEQEGKFVRQSGGRGQYGHVWLKIKPLEAGGEGYKFNNEIVGGVVPKEYIPAVDKGCQEQMKNGVLAGYPIVDVEVTIFDGSYHDVDSSEMAFKIAGSMAFKEGFMKAKPVLLEPIMKVEVETPEDYMGDVIGDLNRRRGMIEGMEDTATGKTVKAQVPLSEMFGYATDLRSQTQGRASYSMEFLKYNEAPTNIATAIIEARKAK, from the coding sequence ATGGCTCGTACAACCCCTATAGTACGCTACCGCAATATTGGTATTAGTGCACATATTGACGCAGGTAAAACAACAACAACTGAACGTATTTTGTTTTATACTGGTGTAAGTCACAAAATTGGTGAGGTTCATGATGGCGCAGCTACCATGGACTGGATGGAACAAGAACAAGAACGTGGTATTACTATCACTTCTGCTGCAACAACTGCATTCTGGTCTGGTATGGGTCAACAATTTGAACCACACCGCATCAACATTATCGACACCCCGGGACACGTTGACTTCACAATCGAAGTAGAACGTTCTATGCGTGTTCTTGATGGTGCAGTAATGGTTTACTGTGCGGTTGGTGGTGTTCAACCTCAATCAGAAACAGTATGGCGCCAAGCAAACAAATATAAAGTTCCACGTATCGCTTTCGTAAACAAAATGGACCGAATGGGTGCTAACTTCTTACGTGTTGTTGATCAAATCAAAACTCGTTTAGCAGCGGTACCTGTTCCTTTAGTTTTACCTATCGGTGCTGAAGAAGGCTTTACTGGTGTAGTTGATTTACTTAAACGTAAAGCAATTAACTGGAATGATGCTGATCAAGGCGTAACATTCACTTATGAAGATGTACCTGCTGATATGGCTGAGCAAGTCGAAGAATGGCGTGCTTACTTAATGGAAGCTGCTGCTGAAGCAAGTGAAGAGTTAATGGAAAAATACCTTGGTGGTGAAGAGTTAACTGAAGAAGAAGTTAAAGCTGCATTACGTGAACGCGTACTTGCTAATGAAATCATCTTAGTAACTTGTGGTAGTGCCTTTAAAAATAAAGGTGTTCAATTCATGCTTGATGCGGTTATTGAATATCTACCAGCACCAACTGATGTACCTGCAATTAAAGGTGAATTAGCAAATGGTGAAGCAGCTGAACGTCATTCAAGTGATGATGAACCATTCTCATCATTAGCATTCAAAATTGCGACTGACCCATTTGTTGGTAACTTAACATTCTTCCGTGTTTACTCTGGTGTTGTAAACTCTGGTGATACAGTTCTTAACTCTGTTAAAGATAAAAAAGAACGTTTTGGTCGTATCGTTCAGATGCACGCTAACAAACGTGAAGAAATTAAAGAAGTTCGCGCGGGCGACATTGCTGCAGCAATCGGTCTTAAAGATGTGACTACTGGTGATACTCTTTGTGCTGAAAGCGCACCAATCATTCTTGAAAGAATGGAATTCCCTGAACCAGTAATTTCAGTTGCAGTTGAACCAAAAACCAAAGCTGACCAAGAAAAAATGGGTCTTGCTTTAGGTCGACTAGCACAAGAAGACCCTTCATTCCGTGTTCACACAGATGAAGAATCAGGTCAAACAATTATTTCTGGTATGGGTGAACTTCACTTAGAAATCATCGTTGACCGTATGAAACGTGAATTCAAAGTGGAAGCAAATGTTGGTAAACCACAAGTAGCTTACCGTGAAACCATTCGTAATGAAGTTGAACAAGAAGGTAAATTTGTTCGTCAATCTGGTGGTCGTGGTCAATATGGTCATGTATGGTTAAAAATCAAACCATTGGAAGCTGGCGGCGAAGGCTACAAATTCAACAATGAAATTGTTGGTGGTGTGGTTCCTAAGGAATACATCCCTGCAGTTGATAAAGGCTGTCAAGAACAAATGAAAAACGGTGTTCTTGCTGGTTACCCAATTGTTGATGTTGAAGTCACTATCTTTGATGGTTCTTACCATGATGTCGACTCATCAGAAATGGCATTTAAAATTGCTGGTTCAATGGCATTTAAAGAAGGCTTCATGAAAGCTAAACCAGTGCTTTTAGAACCAATTATGAAAGTAGAAGTTGAAACTCCAGAAGATTATATGGGTGACGTAATCGGTGACTTAAACCGTCGTCGTGGTATGATCGAAGGTATGGAAGACACCGCTACTGGTAAAACAGTTAAAGCACAAGTTCCACTTTCAGAAATGTTTGGTTATGCAACAGACCTTCGTTCACAAACCCAAGGTCGTGCTTCTTACTCTATGGAGTTCTTGAAGTACAATGAAGCGCCAACCAATATTGCTACAGCAATTATTGAAGCTCGTAAAGCGAAATAA